CACAAGAAATCAGGACAACGCCCATGGACACGGTGCTCAGAGAAGTTATTCTTATCGGCTTTTGGTACCTTGAAGCAGTTATCGTCGGACATAAGCGGCTCTGCTTTGCGCTGGTAGGCCCCCTCTGCAGTGGCCCTGGATGTTTGTGTGGACAGTGTGCCCCCTGTGGCTTTACTGGCACTTTCACTCAGGTACATGTCcatcacacgcacacatacatcATCAGAAACAAGGTGTTGGAGCTGTAAAAGAAGGAGTTTTAGAGTGCAACCGATGTGTGCACAGCAGCACAAAGACTAAGTGACGGCAGCATTCTGGTGAACTGAAGATGAGCAAATTAAATTTGTTTTCTTAGCGAATGAAAGTTTGTTTGAGCATCATAGACAGATCTAAAGATCTGAAGTACACAGAAAGCAGAAATTAAGTGCTCTGCAGAGTTTCTGCGCAGCTAATGATGTAATCTTGAATATGCTGACCTGTCGGACAATGCTCTGGATCAATTTATCCATGGTGAAGGCAACGTAGGCATGGATAGTGAACATTTCCCTCAGGGAGTCCTCGTATTGAGCTGGCTCCATGTTTCCGTCCAAAAGATTTCGCATCATTTCCAGAAACACCGAATAATAGTCCTCTACATCAACATCCACtggagaaagaaaacagaacatGTGTTGAGTTACACGGGCAGGAAGAACGTGCCCAAGACTCAATCAAAGTTAGTGAAGATTTGAGAAACTTTCATCCTCTTTTTCACGTCAACAAACACCGAAAAAGAAGAAGCTTCAAAGGAGTAGAATTCTTACAACAGTTGTTTACCTGATTGAAAAAGTATGCCTAACAAAGTGACTTGTAAGACTTCAGTTAATATTCAACTAAATTTCTCACTTACTTGGCTCCTTGATCTTCAGCTGGATTGAtggattttcatttttctccctTTTGAGCCCCAAAACTTCTCTTTCCCACTCTCGCTCACGGGTATCCTCCTCAATTTGCTTCTCAGCTTGGCCATAAATTCGCAGCAAACGAGAACAGAGGATGTGGTGAAGACGAAGGAAGACATACCAGTTGTTGTTCAGGAAGAACAAGTTATAGACATCATCTGTGCCCCGCAGCTTCTGAGCTGCCGTGTTATTAAACAGGAGCTTGGACTTTGAGGGGCTGCTGCCTGGGAGGCCATTGTGCTTCTTGAGGCCATCTTGATTCGCCTCCatatcttcttcctcctcctcctcttcttcttcttcttcttcttcctcctcctccaagtCAGAGAGCTCACCACGTCGTGAAaataggaggtcagggatgaaGTGGTGGATTATCTGTTTGATCTTGAACTTGTCTTCTTTCTGGATGCCCACTTGTCTTTTGACGTGATGGATGATGAGGGCAGCAGCATCCTCGAGAATTTGCCTGTCATCATAGGTCAGGGTCATGTGGGGGCCACTTGGTGGCAGTGTAGCAGTGTCCTCCGAGGCTCGCTCCTGGCGCTACAGGACACGGACAAGAGTagataagattgagttattcaTCTTGTTAAAAGATCTGGTGATGATCCAGGTGTTATTACCAGCTTAAAAATATGAACTAAAACTTGCTGTAGAAAGCTAGATCTTTTGATTTCGGAGGCAAAATATATCAGTGAACAATGCAATGAACCCCCCCACCAAATATAAATTAATGTTATCGTAACTATCTTCTATAAACCCTGAACTTCCACATTCCACATCATCTCTAATCATTATCAATATTTAAAAATCGATAAAGTTATTGTCAAGAAAAGATGCTCCCTTACGTCATCATATAGCATCTCAATTTCGTTGAGCAAAGTCTTGGAGCGCAACACTTTGGTGTCATTCTGCTTGAAGTTGATGCCTTGATGGTCAAGTGACTTCAGGTAATACTTTTCATTCTGCTCCCGCCAGATTTTGTTGAAGCCTCTCTGGGCTTCTctccactcctcctccttcatTTTTAATCTGAAACAGTATTTAAAGTCTTTGAGTAGGCAGAACTCGAATTTTAAATTGTAAGAAAAACTGCAATGAGCCTATTAGAGGCAGTCCAGAAACTGAAAAATCAGATCGTCACCTTTTCAGCACAATGGGGACAGACACGGCAGGGTTCTTCTTGAGCCCGTCAATGATGTCGTGGGCTTTGTCTCCGTATATCCTCTGAATGGCTTTGCGGTGAATGACCTCTGAGGAGCCACCTATTGTGTTGTCCAGCTTGAAGCGCACCTGCTCTTCAGCGGACATGCGAGACAGCCTTCTTTGCACCGTTTCCAGGACTCGTATCGTGGCAAGGTTGCTTTCCAACACAACATCCAGCTACATGGGATGCAGTCACAGTGAAATCATTGATTAATGGGTTCATCTAGGTTTCATTACCTGTGTCAGGGTTTCATCAAACACATCAGAATAACTGAGCTGCATATTCCTCACCTCAAAGCGCTCATCCTCGCATCTGTAAATGTGCTCCTCGTATTGATTCTTCTTTGAGCTCACAAATGTGGAGTCCTCAGACCACGATGGAAAGGACACCCATGTGTCATTCAAAACCTACAACAACAGGGCGTTCAGTTTAATCTAAATTACCTGCCAAGAATTCAAATTGAATTTTTCAAAATTGACAGTACCATAAAACAAAAGGCAAGAAATCAAGTAATGCAATAAATACAGCTGTGAATACACTGTAAATACAGCATAACCAGCCCGATATGGCATTATCAATTCAGAGAGTTGCCTTGTTGCCACAATGAAaacaattttagatttaatatATATTACTGAGtcgtaaaaacaaaataaaaataaaaaaatgtattgccaAACAATGCCAAATAATGCTAACCTCTCTACACAGTGGTGTTCTTCCTGTGCACTTGGGCTGCTGGTAGCTCTTCGGTAGTGCTCTGTAGCTGGACCCCAGCCTCTTGCAGGAGGCGTAGTCAATCTCCATGGCAATGCCCTCTGTAGAGCGCTCCTTGGGTAAACTCTCTGCGTGGCTCGACTCCCCATGACTGGACTCTCTGTATCCCAGGAAGTTTTTAAACCACTTAAAAAGCTCTGGGAATTTCCTGTTGATCGTTCCACAATATATTTGAAATGCAAAGTTAACAGTGTGGTTCGAGTGGACACTGTAGTTCACATTATTTAGTGATCACAAATCAATCAAAATCATCATGTTCTGCATCAAAACAATGAGAtttgttaaaagttaaatataaGTACAACAGAAGCATTTGAAGAGAAGTTCTAAAAATACATTTCAAGTATTGATCCTGACTTACTGAGATATAGAAAAATTACTTAGTATTAGTATTCATGTGGAGTTATGCTGTCCAGCCGGTACCGACTTACCCAAGAAATGGGATAACTAACTGGACCAGCTCAGTGCGAGAAATAACTTCCTGGTTGAAGATGTGAAGACACCGCAGGAAGTTGTCATATGCTTCAGAGCTCCGTAGagcttttttcacctttttcagTAATGAAACAAAGCAGAGTTCATCAACTTTCCCTTGAAGCGATTTGGTCATATAAATAATATCTTATAATATACAAAGAAATATCTAATAATCACTGTCATATCTTTTTGAAAGACTTAATTGTCAAACAATACTGAATCTAGTAAAACTGACCTTCTCAAAGAACATAGTTTCGGTGCTGGTGCTGAGTTTGCCGACTTCAGTCATGCCATGGTCCTTCCCCATGATTTTGGGTTTCTTCTGCACAGGTATTTAGAAATGACAAAGTTCAGATTGTTGCAGGTACGCAAGTGTTTCATTTTACAGTCCCACTCTAGCAATTATTAATCCCTTTAAAAACTTCTCGGTGTTCCTAAATTTGTAGATCTTGAGGTTTTTGtcaaaggaggaagaaaaaaaggctcTTAAGATCTCTGGTCTTACGATGGCTTGGTCCAGCTCATTGGATGTAATGTACTGGATGACAATAATAATAGGCCCCGCCCACATTTAGATTTTTACTCACGATACGCTTTgtaacacattaaaaacatctCACATGCATGTTAAAATGTACTGTTTAGCAGAGAgaggcttaaaaaaaatgttatttactATTCTGAGGTGTACGTGGAGCTTAATGACCTCATGTGCCACATTCAAATGTTCCAATTTTTCTCTTGAAACTATTCAAGAGAAGTACTGACTCAACTTTGCGGTCATTCTGACGGAAGTACAACATAGATGCTTTGGAAGCACATTTGCTCAGTCTTTTAAAATATAGTTTTATCTAATtcacatacaaaaaaaagcaacaagaaCAGCCGAATATATGCAGAATCGGCATGTAGAGAGGTGTGTAGCATACCCTGATAGGCGGTGTGGAGCCCACCCCAGATGGTCTTCTGATTGGCAGGCCATTCTGACTCGACCTCTGTTTGTTGTTCATTAAGGGTCTCTTTACTGTCAAACGATGATCATTACTGACTGACTCTGCTCGGTCTGGTGTCGTCTTaccaagaagctaaaaaaacgcAGAACACATCACAATCACACAAAAAGGAAGGAACTGAACTAGCAAGAGGAATCACAGAAAATGTGTGTAAACAACAACAGTCTGGACAAGCAAAATCAGAGCCAGTGAAGGCATTTGTATATGAATATAGGAAACATGTGACTGGGTAGATACAACTGGCTCAAATATGTTGATTTATATTCAATCCCAAAAACCTGGCAAAAATCACTCATATTTTGTTTGCTAGTATCACCGAACAAATCTCCATGAACATATCCACCAGAACAACAAATTTGGAGGGGATCATTTTAAATTTCCAGCAGCATGATGTATGATTCTGACCACAAATGGAGTTATTCAGGGGGAAAAGAGTTTTAACACAGCTGCATTAAGCCCTACCCATACGTCTGTGTATTTGCAGTGAAACTCGCCACTAATGAAAATAGATGTTACAAATTAAGACTTCTTTTGCAGTGAATAAAACGTCTAATAAAGCCCACCTGAATTTGCATTCCGAGACTCACCACTGAGCTGTTTGCATCAGGCAGAAACTGTCCAAACTCTGAGAGCAGGTCCTCTTGGTTCTTGAAAAGTCTTGCCACTTGAGTGTAGACTTCCTGCTCAGTGAGTGCTGGGGTGTAATTACCACCGGCCTCTTTAGCATTTCGTTGTTCCTTCTGGAGTATTAGAATTCAAACAGAGTAGTAGACTTTAACAGTGGGCATTTTCTATTGTCTTTCTGATATCAGGTAAAAACGTTTTATTCTGAGAATAAAAAGTGCTATTTATTCTGGAAAGCCAAAAACAACTTTTGCACTTGTGTGCATTTTCTTACCTGGTATGTGTGCAAAATTTCCAGGAACGCTTTGTAGATGTCTGGCTGACCCTGAAAGCGGTTCTTGATCTTGTTGACATAATTAATAGCATGGTTGAACTCCACTGGTTGGTTGTTCTGGGGGGGTGGCCCACTGGATGGCGTGCTGCTGACTGGAGTGTGGGACTGAACGGAAGGTGAGCGAGGTGACGCATAAgaagggatggatggattgggCTGGCTGGTGGGTGTATGGGCCGGAGATTGAACAGGCTGTTGGGAGAAACAACAGTGCACAAGCTTGTTATAACACTTTCCTCTCCTGCTTACTTTATTCAGTTAAGTGGTCGATATATTCCACCTTGCTGGTTTTGTTCTGATTAGGTTGAGCGGCGACGGATGGGGTTGTGTTGCTGTGCGGGCCAGGCTGAggcagactctggtgctggtgGTGGCTGGAGGTTTGGCTGGAAGC
This Odontesthes bonariensis isolate fOdoBon6 chromosome 1, fOdoBon6.hap1, whole genome shotgun sequence DNA region includes the following protein-coding sequences:
- the LOC142380388 gene encoding paired amphipathic helix protein Sin3a-like isoform X2 encodes the protein MKKHIEDQEPIFAPQQQQSRRPPVQGIAENLQHRALAPAPTVIEAATENMQPSTGIQYSLPQGYQVPTMPQSSSGHGHNNVAPHVGPHAHSLAVQSQGPAVLQGHVHPPVAMTSTQGQQQQFQRLKVEDALSYLDQVKLQFGNQPQVYNDFLDIMKEFKSQSIDTPGVINRVSQLFKGHPDLIMGFNTFLPPGYKIEVQTNDLVNVTTPGQIHYITPHGISVQNIPANGASSQTSSHHQHQSLPQPGPHSNTTPSVAAQPNQNKTSKPVQSPAHTPTSQPNPSIPSYASPRSPSVQSHTPVSSTPSSGPPPQNNQPVEFNHAINYVNKIKNRFQGQPDIYKAFLEILHTYQKEQRNAKEAGGNYTPALTEQEVYTQVARLFKNQEDLLSEFGQFLPDANSSVLLGKTTPDRAESVSNDHRLTVKRPLMNNKQRSSQNGLPIRRPSGVGSTPPIRKKPKIMGKDHGMTEVGKLSTSTETMFFEKVKKALRSSEAYDNFLRCLHIFNQEVISRTELVQLVIPFLGKFPELFKWFKNFLGYRESSHGESSHAESLPKERSTEGIAMEIDYASCKRLGSSYRALPKSYQQPKCTGRTPLCREVLNDTWVSFPSWSEDSTFVSSKKNQYEEHIYRCEDERFELDVVLESNLATIRVLETVQRRLSRMSAEEQVRFKLDNTIGGSSEVIHRKAIQRIYGDKAHDIIDGLKKNPAVSVPIVLKRLKMKEEEWREAQRGFNKIWREQNEKYYLKSLDHQGINFKQNDTKVLRSKTLLNEIEMLYDDRQERASEDTATLPPSGPHMTLTYDDRQILEDAAALIIHHVKRQVGIQKEDKFKIKQIIHHFIPDLLFSRRGELSDLEEEEEEEEEEEEEEEEDMEANQDGLKKHNGLPGSSPSKSKLLFNNTAAQKLRGTDDVYNLFFLNNNWYVFLRLHHILCSRLLRIYGQAEKQIEEDTREREWEREVLGLKREKNENPSIQLKIKEPMDVDVEDYYSVFLEMMRNLLDGNMEPAQYEDSLREMFTIHAYVAFTMDKLIQSIVRQLQHLVSDDVCVRVMDMYLSESASKATGGTLSTQTSRATAEGAYQRKAEPLMSDDNCFKVMFIKNRGSVSVAMELLDTEEENSDEPADAERWSDYVGRYLNSDSASPELREHLAKKPVFLPRNLRRIRKCQRGWEQLQQERITKGSSNNSHDGNGELKMECMFKLNSYKMVYVCKSEDYMYRHTALTRAHQSHQRVNTRLHRRFQTWLDAWAKEHVTSEMGADSHKWLMGDGQEGLLSCTTTCCPEVLHYLNINKYRVKYRTL
- the LOC142380388 gene encoding paired amphipathic helix protein Sin3a-like isoform X3, with product MKKHIEDQEPIFAPQQQQSRRPPVQGIAENLQHRALAPAPTVIEAATENMQPSTGIQYSLPQGYQVPTMPQSSSGHGHNNVAPHVGPHAHSLAVQSQGPAVLQGHVHPPVAMTSTQGQQQQFQRLKVEDALSYLDQVKLQFGNQPQVYNDFLDIMKEFKSQSIDTPGVINRVSQLFKGHPDLIMGFNTFLPPGYKIEVQTNDLVNVTTPGQIHYITPHGISVQNIPANGASSQTSSHHQHQSLPQPGPHSNTTPSVAAQPNQNKTSKPVQSPAHTPTSQPNPSIPSYASPRSPSVQSHTPVSSTPSSGPPPQNNQPVEFNHAINYVNKIKNRFQGQPDIYKAFLEILHTYQKEQRNAKEAGGNYTPALTEQEVYTQVARLFKNQEDLLSEFGQFLPDANSSVVSLGMQIQLLGKTTPDRAESVSNDHRLTVKRPLMNNKQRSSQNGLPIRRPSGVGSTPPIRKKPKIMGKDHGMTEVGKLSTSTETMFFEKVKKALRSSEAYDNFLRCLHIFNQEVISRTELVQLVIPFLGKFPELFKWFKNFLGYRESSHGESSHAESLPKERSTEGIAMEIDYASCKRLGSSYRALPKSYQQPKCTGRTPLCREVLNDTWVSFPSWSEDSTFVSSKKNQYEEHIYRCEDERFELDVVLESNLATIRVLETVQRRLSRMSAEEQVRFKLDNTIGGSSEVIHRKAIQRIYGDKAHDIIDGLKKNPAVSVPIVLKRLKMKEEEWREAQRGFNKIWREQNEKYYLKSLDHQGINFKQNDTKVLRSKTLLNEIEMLYDDRQERASEDTATLPPSGPHMTLTYDDRQILEDAAALIIHHVKRQVGIQKEDKFKIKQIIHHFIPDLLFSRRGELSDLEEEEEEEEEEEEEEEEDMEANQDGLKKHNGLPGSSPSKSKLLFNNTAAQKLRGTDDVYNLFFLNNNWYVFLRLHHILCSRLLRIYGQAEKQIEEDTREREWEREVLGLKREKNENPSIQLKIKEPMDVDVEDYYSVFLEMMRNLLDGNMEPAQYEDSLREMFTIHAYVAFTMDKLIQSIVRQLQHLVSDDVCVRVMDMYLSESASKATGGTLSTQTSRATAEGAYQRKAEPLMSDDNCFKVMFIKNRGSVSVAMELLDTEEENSDEPADAERWSDYVGRYLNSDSASPELREHLAKKPVFLPRSTYTMNDLTP
- the LOC142380388 gene encoding paired amphipathic helix protein Sin3a-like isoform X1, which encodes MKKHIEDQEPIFAPQQQQSRRPPVQGIAENLQHRALAPAPTVIEAATENMQPSTGIQYSLPQGYQVPTMPQSSSGHGHNNVAPHVGPHAHSLAVQSQGPAVLQGHVHPPVAMTSTQGQQQQFQRLKVEDALSYLDQVKLQFGNQPQVYNDFLDIMKEFKSQSIDTPGVINRVSQLFKGHPDLIMGFNTFLPPGYKIEVQTNDLVNVTTPGQIHYITPHGISVQNIPANGASSQTSSHHQHQSLPQPGPHSNTTPSVAAQPNQNKTSKPVQSPAHTPTSQPNPSIPSYASPRSPSVQSHTPVSSTPSSGPPPQNNQPVEFNHAINYVNKIKNRFQGQPDIYKAFLEILHTYQKEQRNAKEAGGNYTPALTEQEVYTQVARLFKNQEDLLSEFGQFLPDANSSVVSLGMQIQLLGKTTPDRAESVSNDHRLTVKRPLMNNKQRSSQNGLPIRRPSGVGSTPPIRKKPKIMGKDHGMTEVGKLSTSTETMFFEKVKKALRSSEAYDNFLRCLHIFNQEVISRTELVQLVIPFLGKFPELFKWFKNFLGYRESSHGESSHAESLPKERSTEGIAMEIDYASCKRLGSSYRALPKSYQQPKCTGRTPLCREVLNDTWVSFPSWSEDSTFVSSKKNQYEEHIYRCEDERFELDVVLESNLATIRVLETVQRRLSRMSAEEQVRFKLDNTIGGSSEVIHRKAIQRIYGDKAHDIIDGLKKNPAVSVPIVLKRLKMKEEEWREAQRGFNKIWREQNEKYYLKSLDHQGINFKQNDTKVLRSKTLLNEIEMLYDDRQERASEDTATLPPSGPHMTLTYDDRQILEDAAALIIHHVKRQVGIQKEDKFKIKQIIHHFIPDLLFSRRGELSDLEEEEEEEEEEEEEEEEDMEANQDGLKKHNGLPGSSPSKSKLLFNNTAAQKLRGTDDVYNLFFLNNNWYVFLRLHHILCSRLLRIYGQAEKQIEEDTREREWEREVLGLKREKNENPSIQLKIKEPMDVDVEDYYSVFLEMMRNLLDGNMEPAQYEDSLREMFTIHAYVAFTMDKLIQSIVRQLQHLVSDDVCVRVMDMYLSESASKATGGTLSTQTSRATAEGAYQRKAEPLMSDDNCFKVMFIKNRGSVSVAMELLDTEEENSDEPADAERWSDYVGRYLNSDSASPELREHLAKKPVFLPRNLRRIRKCQRGWEQLQQERITKGSSNNSHDGNGELKMECMFKLNSYKMVYVCKSEDYMYRHTALTRAHQSHQRVNTRLHRRFQTWLDAWAKEHVTSEMGADSHKWLMGDGQEGLLSCTTTCCPEVLHYLNINKYRVKYRTL